Proteins encoded within one genomic window of Halocatena marina:
- a CDS encoding NAD-binding protein yields the protein MASDGSEKPTDSALRKQFSHAKRLLFAYWRAFSGPNIAVLLVGIVAALAFIIGLSHLRQERVALNGPLATFLPTGGDNVIRFVSLLLAFLLTATTVGLQRRKRLMWYGAVIVLPLASLLALVTAQATDLLLLLFSFVILPLLIRNRDQFDQPIKLTPFQIAALGSFLAVQVYGTIGVYVLRDEYIGVETWTDAFYYMIVTGTTVGYGDIRPTTGQAKLFTISVLVIGTTAFGAAFGSFLVPALESRITTAVGKMTTPQHSQLKDHVLILGYSNLTEPLLNELTEATDVVVITSDTETATTLKNRDINVLTADPTDTEALRDARADVASGIVATTGDDGQNTLAVIAARQVNPDVCIVTAANEQRHVDKLEGIGADEVISPTVIGGRLLGRSVLGDTPLVDLDDVPDE from the coding sequence ATGGCGAGTGATGGGTCAGAGAAGCCGACCGATTCTGCTCTCCGTAAACAGTTCTCCCACGCAAAGCGGCTTCTATTCGCCTACTGGCGGGCGTTCTCGGGTCCGAATATAGCAGTGCTTCTGGTTGGAATCGTCGCCGCACTTGCGTTCATTATTGGATTATCACACCTCAGACAGGAGAGAGTTGCGTTGAACGGCCCACTCGCCACGTTCCTTCCCACGGGCGGGGACAACGTCATCCGATTCGTGAGTCTTCTCCTCGCTTTCCTCCTCACAGCCACCACGGTTGGATTGCAACGGCGCAAGCGCCTCATGTGGTACGGCGCGGTAATCGTGCTCCCGCTGGCGTCGTTACTAGCGCTTGTAACTGCACAGGCAACCGATCTTCTGCTATTGTTATTCTCGTTCGTCATTCTGCCACTGCTGATCCGAAACCGTGATCAGTTTGATCAACCGATCAAACTCACACCGTTTCAGATTGCCGCGCTGGGTTCGTTCTTAGCAGTACAAGTGTACGGCACGATCGGGGTATACGTCCTGAGAGATGAGTACATCGGAGTCGAAACGTGGACTGATGCGTTCTACTACATGATCGTCACTGGAACAACTGTCGGATACGGCGACATACGGCCCACCACTGGACAGGCAAAACTGTTTACGATCTCGGTACTCGTTATCGGTACCACGGCGTTCGGTGCTGCGTTCGGGTCATTCCTTGTCCCGGCTCTCGAATCACGGATAACTACCGCGGTTGGAAAAATGACTACTCCGCAACACTCACAACTCAAAGACCACGTTCTGATCCTTGGCTACAGTAACCTGACGGAACCGCTCCTCAACGAACTCACGGAAGCGACCGACGTGGTTGTGATAACCTCTGATACGGAGACTGCCACGACCCTGAAAAATCGTGATATCAACGTGTTGACTGCGGATCCGACAGACACCGAAGCGCTTCGAGATGCCAGAGCTGACGTGGCCAGCGGTATCGTTGCGACGACCGGCGACGACGGACAAAACACGCTGGCAGTCATCGCTGCCCGACAAGTAAATCCGGATGTTTGCATCGTCACAGCGGCCAACGAACAGCGACACGTCGATAAGCTCGAAGGGATTGGTGCCGATGAAGTCATTAGCCCGACAGTAATTGGTGGCCGTCTGCTCGGACGATCAGTCCTTGGTGATACACCACTCGTTGACCTCGACGACGTGCCAGACGAATAG
- a CDS encoding electron transfer flavoprotein subunit beta/FixA family protein, translating to MEVLACIKRVPDTGSRIVLTEDKQDIDTSNLGFTMSPHEECAVEAAIELTQSHGGTATALTLGPDEATEQVRTALAMQADEAVLLETDGSEWGAIDTAQAIAEHVRNRDEELDLLLFGNESADAGNYQVGVRVAHELDLPCVTGIKSLTVEDGTAIAKREVSGGSEVYEVELPAVISVKEGLNEPRYPSIRSKMAAQRHDVERSEPERTAAVGLEKIRLETPEQSEGSAEILGEGPEAVDNVMEVLSNDLEVL from the coding sequence ATGGAAGTGCTAGCCTGCATCAAGCGGGTACCGGATACCGGATCGAGAATTGTACTGACAGAAGACAAACAAGATATCGACACCAGCAATCTCGGGTTCACGATGAGCCCGCACGAAGAATGTGCGGTTGAGGCTGCTATCGAGTTGACCCAGAGCCACGGTGGGACGGCAACAGCGTTGACACTCGGCCCAGACGAGGCGACCGAGCAAGTCCGAACCGCATTGGCAATGCAAGCCGACGAGGCAGTGCTGCTGGAAACTGATGGAAGCGAGTGGGGCGCTATCGATACTGCCCAAGCCATCGCCGAGCACGTCCGCAATCGAGACGAAGAACTCGATCTGCTCCTGTTCGGTAATGAGTCCGCAGACGCAGGGAACTACCAGGTCGGTGTCCGCGTTGCTCACGAACTCGATCTCCCTTGCGTGACCGGCATCAAATCCCTCACAGTTGAAGACGGAACGGCCATCGCAAAACGAGAAGTATCCGGGGGCTCAGAGGTGTACGAGGTGGAGCTTCCGGCAGTGATATCCGTGAAAGAAGGATTGAACGAGCCTCGCTATCCGTCGATACGCTCAAAGATGGCGGCACAACGTCACGACGTCGAGCGGAGCGAACCGGAGCGGACTGCTGCTGTCGGTCTCGAAAAGATTCGTCTCGAAACGCCAGAGCAATCAGAAGGCTCCGCCGAGATACTCGGAGAAGGACCCGAGGCAGTGGACAACGTCATGGAAGTACTATCCAACGATTTGGAGGTGCTCTGA
- a CDS encoding formate--tetrahydrofolate ligase: MSSSDESPESMPTDYEIAQSVKKQPITDIVESFGLSPDDLEQYGEYKAKVKLDAIERILTERTADGKLILVTGMTPTPMGEGKTVTTVGLGQAFNQIGKDALIAIREPSLGPVFGVKGGAAGGGWSQVLPMEDINLHFTGDIHALTAAHNLISTMLDNHFTQGNDLNIDVNEVRWKRAIDMNDRVLRETVIGLGGKTGGRPREGGFILTAASELMAVLCLADSIEDIKERVSRIIVAYDEDGAPVTVDDIDATGSVAILLKEALKPNVVQTIEGTPAFVHGGPFANIAHGTNSLMADEVASHLSEYLITEAGFGSDLGAEKFMDIVCRFGDMEPDAVTLVASVRALKYHGLDMWPPELDALEDEDIGAVQRGFENLDKHVENLQKFGVPVVVAVNRFPGDTDREVETVIEHCESELGIDAAESNVFSDGGEGGIDLAEKLTSAAESESQFEPLYSVDASIKEKIETVATEIYGSDGVEYHGDAEADIQQLTELGLDDVPVCMSKTFHSLSDDPSLKGVPDDWTLEVKEVYPSAGAGFLVVLTGDVLTLPGLPGEPAAAEMDIDPDGTVSGLF, from the coding sequence ATGTCATCTTCAGACGAGAGTCCGGAATCAATGCCAACCGATTACGAAATCGCACAGTCTGTCAAGAAACAGCCGATCACGGACATTGTCGAATCCTTCGGTCTCTCCCCTGATGATCTGGAGCAGTACGGCGAGTACAAGGCGAAGGTGAAGTTAGACGCGATCGAGCGTATTCTTACGGAGCGGACGGCCGACGGCAAGCTCATTCTCGTAACTGGAATGACGCCGACGCCGATGGGTGAAGGCAAGACGGTAACGACAGTCGGGCTCGGACAAGCGTTCAATCAGATCGGTAAGGACGCGCTCATTGCTATCCGAGAGCCGTCGCTCGGGCCTGTTTTCGGTGTCAAAGGTGGAGCCGCTGGCGGCGGCTGGTCACAGGTACTGCCGATGGAGGATATCAACCTCCACTTCACCGGCGATATCCACGCACTGACCGCGGCGCACAACCTCATTTCGACGATGCTCGATAACCACTTCACACAAGGGAACGATCTGAACATCGACGTCAACGAGGTACGCTGGAAACGCGCGATCGACATGAACGACCGGGTCCTCCGAGAGACGGTGATCGGTCTTGGTGGAAAAACAGGTGGTCGCCCCCGCGAAGGCGGATTCATTCTGACGGCTGCCTCGGAACTGATGGCGGTGTTGTGTCTCGCTGACAGCATCGAGGATATCAAAGAACGTGTCTCGCGCATTATCGTCGCGTATGACGAGGACGGTGCCCCAGTCACCGTCGACGATATCGACGCGACAGGCTCCGTTGCTATCCTGTTGAAGGAGGCTCTCAAGCCGAACGTCGTCCAAACCATCGAGGGAACACCCGCGTTCGTCCACGGCGGTCCGTTCGCCAACATTGCCCACGGCACCAATTCGTTGATGGCTGATGAGGTCGCTTCACATCTCTCTGAGTATCTCATCACTGAGGCAGGCTTTGGCTCAGATCTCGGGGCAGAGAAGTTCATGGACATCGTCTGTCGGTTCGGCGATATGGAGCCCGACGCGGTCACACTCGTCGCCTCTGTGCGAGCGCTCAAATACCACGGTCTGGACATGTGGCCGCCGGAGCTTGATGCGCTCGAAGACGAGGATATCGGAGCCGTCCAACGAGGCTTCGAAAATCTCGATAAGCACGTCGAAAACCTCCAGAAGTTCGGTGTCCCAGTCGTTGTTGCCGTCAACCGCTTCCCGGGAGACACCGACAGAGAGGTCGAGACCGTCATCGAACACTGCGAATCTGAGCTAGGCATCGATGCCGCCGAATCCAACGTCTTCAGCGACGGCGGTGAGGGAGGAATCGATCTCGCAGAGAAGCTGACGAGCGCTGCCGAATCTGAGTCACAGTTCGAACCACTCTATTCGGTCGATGCTTCGATCAAGGAGAAGATCGAGACCGTCGCAACCGAGATATACGGCTCCGACGGCGTCGAGTACCACGGCGACGCCGAAGCCGACATCCAACAGCTCACGGAACTCGGTCTCGATGACGTTCCTGTCTGTATGTCAAAGACGTTCCACTCTCTCAGTGACGACCCGAGTCTGAAAGGAGTGCCCGATGACTGGACCCTCGAAGTCAAGGAGGTCTACCCCTCCGCAGGCGCAGGCTTTCTCGTCGTTCTCACTGGCGATGTCCTTACACTTCCCGGTCTCCCCGGAGAGCCCGCTGCCGCGGAGATGGACATCGATCCCGACGGAACCGTCTCCGGATTGTTCTAA
- a CDS encoding FAD-dependent oxidoreductase, producing the protein MASDSSDSGVPSHAKTVILGAGIVGNSLAYHLAEQGRKDILLVDKGPLPDPGGSTGHASNFLMPVEHSKEMTHLTQESIEQYREMDTFNESGGIEVARTEERMAENRRRLQSAKAWGEPAELLSPEDVEELVPYINTDLIKGGFYTEGAGVCDPLRAGEVMRARAKDKDALTVSPNTTVLDIHVEHGEIQSVETDRGTVTADEVVIASGLWSPKLAEMAGVEIPLTPAVHQMISVGPISLLEEDEGEINYPVVRDMDTQMYERPSGNDLEVGSYQHRPILWDVDDIPSIEEAPLSPTQPPLTDDAFEKSMADALELMPEVLDDPEAGIRHEIDGLLSVTPDGMPLLGPMQAVDGLWSCAAIWIKEAPAIGEEVAKWMTRGYPDIDLHSSNINRFFEYGTSRTFVKERAHEGFQKIYGIVHPVEQWQSSRPLRTSAFYTRQDELDARFFEAAGWERPQWFESNEDLVDQYADEIADLRRSNEWDSRWWSPIILGEHLHMRENVGMIGDMGFTIFDLVGPGATEYAEKMAVGRMDVDVGKSVYTPILDENGGFRSDLSVVRVEEDRYRVITGGGMGGADKQWFSQHLPEDGSVHIDDQTSALCTLGVWGPDARDVLDSVAEEDVSHEAFPPYTAQEITIGEVDTWALRISYVGERGWELYAPMEQGQRLWDIIWEAGQEYDVRPVGMGVYGTTGRMEKGYRLYGHELELEYNPAEAGLTFHGVKDADFIGKEAYATAIESENTATLCTLSVDDHAPNGGERRFMLGGEPILADGDVIVDEEGRRSYVTSAGTGPSVGKHLLMSYLPPEYATEGQQLSVEYFGQQYPVTVEVAGSRPLFDPNNERIRS; encoded by the coding sequence ATGGCATCGGATTCCAGTGACAGCGGTGTCCCATCGCACGCGAAAACGGTCATTCTCGGGGCCGGAATCGTCGGAAACAGCCTCGCCTATCACCTCGCAGAACAGGGCCGGAAGGATATCCTCCTCGTCGATAAGGGACCACTGCCGGACCCGGGTGGCTCGACGGGCCACGCATCGAACTTCCTCATGCCCGTCGAACATTCGAAAGAGATGACCCACCTTACTCAGGAGTCCATCGAGCAGTACAGAGAGATGGACACGTTCAACGAGAGCGGGGGTATCGAGGTCGCACGCACAGAAGAACGGATGGCCGAAAATCGACGTCGTCTGCAGTCGGCTAAGGCGTGGGGCGAACCAGCAGAGTTGTTGTCGCCCGAAGACGTCGAGGAGTTGGTTCCCTACATCAACACCGACCTCATCAAAGGTGGTTTCTACACAGAGGGGGCTGGTGTCTGTGACCCACTCCGTGCCGGTGAGGTGATGCGGGCTCGGGCCAAGGACAAAGATGCACTCACCGTTTCGCCGAACACTACTGTCCTCGACATCCACGTCGAGCACGGCGAGATTCAGTCGGTCGAAACCGATCGTGGGACGGTCACTGCCGACGAGGTCGTCATCGCATCCGGACTCTGGAGTCCGAAGCTCGCGGAGATGGCTGGCGTCGAAATTCCGCTCACGCCAGCAGTACACCAGATGATTAGTGTGGGTCCCATCTCGTTGCTCGAAGAAGACGAGGGCGAGATCAACTATCCAGTCGTTCGTGACATGGACACTCAGATGTACGAACGCCCGAGCGGCAACGATCTCGAGGTCGGTTCCTACCAACACCGACCGATCCTCTGGGATGTCGATGACATTCCATCGATCGAGGAGGCACCGCTGTCGCCAACCCAGCCGCCGCTCACTGATGACGCCTTCGAGAAATCGATGGCGGACGCACTTGAGTTGATGCCAGAGGTCCTCGATGATCCTGAAGCAGGTATTCGCCACGAGATTGACGGCCTATTGTCGGTGACACCGGACGGTATGCCACTCCTCGGACCGATGCAAGCGGTCGATGGCCTGTGGTCCTGTGCGGCGATCTGGATCAAAGAAGCGCCTGCAATCGGCGAAGAGGTGGCAAAGTGGATGACGCGGGGCTATCCCGATATCGACCTCCACAGCTCGAACATCAACCGCTTTTTCGAGTACGGAACGTCGCGGACGTTCGTCAAAGAGCGAGCGCACGAGGGATTCCAGAAGATCTACGGCATCGTTCACCCGGTCGAGCAGTGGCAGTCCTCGCGTCCCCTTCGGACGAGTGCCTTCTACACCAGACAAGACGAACTGGACGCGCGCTTTTTCGAAGCCGCTGGGTGGGAGCGCCCACAGTGGTTCGAGTCCAACGAGGACCTCGTCGATCAGTACGCAGACGAGATAGCAGATCTGCGCCGGTCCAACGAGTGGGATTCTCGTTGGTGGTCTCCGATCATCCTCGGCGAACACCTTCACATGCGCGAGAACGTCGGCATGATCGGCGATATGGGCTTTACCATCTTCGATCTCGTGGGACCGGGTGCGACGGAGTACGCCGAGAAGATGGCAGTCGGCCGCATGGATGTCGATGTCGGAAAGTCGGTGTACACACCCATTCTCGATGAGAACGGTGGCTTCCGCTCGGATCTCTCGGTCGTTCGCGTTGAGGAGGATCGCTACCGTGTCATCACTGGGGGGGGCATGGGTGGAGCGGACAAGCAGTGGTTCAGCCAACACCTTCCGGAGGATGGCTCAGTGCATATCGACGACCAGACCTCTGCACTCTGTACGCTGGGTGTCTGGGGACCAGATGCACGAGACGTCCTCGATTCGGTGGCTGAAGAGGATGTGTCCCACGAAGCATTCCCACCGTACACGGCCCAGGAAATTACTATCGGCGAGGTAGACACGTGGGCGCTGCGGATCTCCTACGTCGGAGAGCGCGGGTGGGAGCTGTACGCACCGATGGAACAGGGCCAGCGTCTCTGGGACATCATCTGGGAGGCTGGTCAGGAGTACGACGTTCGTCCCGTCGGCATGGGCGTCTACGGCACGACCGGACGGATGGAGAAGGGCTATCGCCTCTATGGTCACGAACTCGAACTCGAATACAATCCGGCAGAGGCCGGTCTCACCTTCCACGGCGTCAAAGACGCAGACTTCATCGGCAAGGAAGCCTACGCAACGGCCATCGAATCGGAGAACACTGCTACGCTCTGTACGCTCTCGGTTGATGACCACGCGCCCAACGGGGGTGAGCGGCGCTTCATGCTGGGTGGCGAGCCCATTCTCGCAGACGGCGACGTGATCGTCGACGAAGAGGGGCGACGATCGTACGTCACGAGCGCTGGCACCGGACCGAGCGTCGGCAAACACCTGCTGATGAGCTATCTTCCGCCCGAATACGCAACCGAGGGTCAGCAGCTGTCGGTCGAGTACTTCGGCCAGCAGTACCCGGTTACCGTCGAAGTCGCCGGAAGCCGGCCACTGTTCGACCCGAACAACGAGCGCATCCGCAGCTAA
- a CDS encoding trimethylamine methyltransferase family protein, producing MPEYDAGTTAASLGVTRESRAAIHEASMHIIEDIGIQINHERARMVFERNGGEIHENNVVTLPRDIVAACVEKAPAQFTLYARNTGNDVTVGGNESVRAPGYGPSNIHTVEDGRRRSTLSDYTDFVKLSQMESVINCTGYNVCEPNDTDQATKHLDMVERSLIYTDQPVMGSAYGEDRAQECLDMLGIVMDDPDLRKPYTAGLINTVPPRSLDTKTLGGLMTYAENGQPVIISSFTMAGASGPETLAGSMAQANAENLLAITLAQLLNPGTPVVYGVPASNIDARYGSLSIGSPESALFVSFCGQMGRYYDIPSRGGGGLSDSKSVDFQAGFESMLLQTITALSGIDFVLHSAGILESYSAISPEKFVLDCETLQYIDRFKRGITISPDTCALDRMSAVEPAGHFLDPSNDQLEKVFYRPDIADKRSYSDWDTDSTSAVERAHDRVQRQLEAYQKPHLDADIERDLTEYVEDRKAAH from the coding sequence ATGCCGGAGTACGACGCGGGAACAACGGCTGCGTCGCTCGGGGTAACCAGAGAGAGCAGGGCAGCCATCCACGAGGCGTCGATGCACATCATCGAGGACATCGGCATCCAGATCAACCACGAGCGCGCTCGGATGGTGTTCGAGCGCAACGGCGGTGAGATCCACGAGAACAACGTCGTGACGCTCCCTCGGGACATCGTCGCGGCGTGTGTCGAGAAAGCACCAGCACAGTTCACACTGTACGCGCGCAACACTGGGAATGACGTCACAGTCGGTGGCAACGAGAGTGTCCGAGCACCAGGATATGGCCCCTCGAACATCCACACTGTCGAGGATGGACGGCGCCGCTCGACGTTGTCCGATTACACTGATTTCGTGAAGCTCTCACAGATGGAATCTGTCATCAACTGCACGGGCTACAACGTCTGTGAACCCAACGACACCGATCAGGCAACCAAACACCTCGATATGGTCGAGCGGTCTCTCATCTACACAGATCAACCAGTCATGGGATCGGCTTACGGCGAGGATCGTGCGCAGGAATGTCTCGACATGCTCGGGATCGTTATGGACGATCCCGATCTGCGAAAGCCCTACACAGCGGGGCTAATCAACACCGTACCGCCCCGGAGTCTCGACACAAAGACGCTCGGTGGTCTGATGACATACGCCGAGAACGGCCAGCCCGTGATCATATCCTCGTTCACGATGGCTGGTGCATCGGGACCGGAAACGCTTGCAGGGTCGATGGCGCAGGCCAACGCAGAAAATCTCCTCGCTATCACGCTCGCTCAGCTACTCAATCCCGGTACCCCGGTGGTCTACGGAGTCCCCGCCTCGAACATCGACGCCCGATACGGTTCATTATCGATTGGAAGCCCCGAATCGGCACTGTTCGTTTCGTTCTGTGGGCAGATGGGTCGCTACTATGATATCCCATCGCGTGGCGGTGGCGGGCTTTCGGACTCGAAATCTGTCGACTTCCAAGCTGGTTTCGAATCGATGCTGTTGCAAACGATTACGGCGCTCAGTGGGATCGATTTCGTGCTTCACTCTGCGGGGATTCTCGAATCCTACTCGGCTATCTCGCCAGAGAAGTTCGTACTCGACTGCGAAACACTCCAATACATCGATCGATTTAAGCGAGGTATTACCATTTCTCCCGACACGTGTGCGCTCGATCGTATGTCTGCGGTCGAACCCGCTGGACATTTCCTCGATCCATCCAACGATCAATTGGAGAAAGTGTTCTACCGTCCAGATATCGCCGATAAACGTTCATACAGCGATTGGGACACAGACAGTACGTCGGCTGTCGAGCGAGCACACGACCGTGTTCAACGACAACTCGAAGCCTACCAGAAACCACACCTCGATGCGGATATCGAGCGGGATCTCACTGAATACGTTGAGGACCGAAAAGCTGCGCACTGA
- the folP gene encoding dihydropteroate synthase, with the protein MEYHETVNTLERLRRLRPKLGTRTTASLLEHLGNPHEGMAAIQIAGSNGKGSTARVLDRILREAGLSVGLYTSPDLNDFRERVRVRGRNIPKREVVRFVEEAWPYIVDRAVEGDGPTFFEVCTALALWHFDRENVDCAVLEVGIGGRYDATSVVDPVAAAVTSVSLEHTDILGSTVEEIARDKAQVAPTDAPLVTGATGRALETIREEADVLTVGSTRVDSSVADRETVHDPESGPDIGVTEGEMVSSSMAAVSVDGPDWRVESRTPLLGQYQAVNIGIAGTLARQVADVTEHDIAAGIRNVHWPGRFEVMDDTPLTVLDGAHNPDACAKLSTVLKRFDYDDLSLVFGAMRDKDHQAMCRSLPSADRVFLAEPAVNRAEDTAVLSTVFERETDGTVEQCGSVLGAVDRALQQANVADCVVIAGSLYTVAEARDRWTRAPIPTQTDTTARARSVVRAADVPAAERPAPDQMVHRTIRFHARREQATLLRTTMLSLGGTCSVSEIAADEHIDVVMTGTLAQFRDLIRQLRGQSEFNHIASQLNHALGIETNGKDESSCDYPWENGTAVMGILNVTPDSFHDSSESVEAACARAEEMVAAGADILDIGAESTRPGADPVTAEEERERLLPVLDRLTDSTAMISVDTRKPAVAEAALEAGVEMINDVSGLADAAMRSVVAEWDVPVVVMHSLSTPVDPKQQYSYGDVVDDVLSELTERVLLAERAGIDRSRVVVDPGLGFGKRATESFELLDRLDEFSALGTPIMVGHSHKSMFEHAGCGPDERLAPTIAATTLATERGADIVRVHDVAPNAAAVATAERTTRTDHSSDPSL; encoded by the coding sequence ATGGAGTACCACGAGACGGTGAATACACTGGAGCGATTGCGGAGGCTTCGGCCAAAGCTTGGGACCAGAACGACCGCTTCGCTGTTAGAGCATCTGGGCAACCCTCACGAAGGGATGGCTGCCATTCAGATCGCTGGCTCGAACGGGAAAGGGAGCACGGCCCGCGTCCTCGATCGCATCCTCCGAGAGGCAGGACTTAGTGTCGGTCTCTACACCTCACCGGATCTGAACGATTTCCGCGAACGAGTCCGCGTTCGTGGTCGGAACATTCCAAAAAGAGAGGTCGTACGGTTCGTCGAGGAGGCGTGGCCGTATATCGTTGATCGGGCTGTCGAGGGAGACGGCCCGACGTTTTTCGAAGTGTGTACTGCGCTTGCACTCTGGCATTTTGACCGCGAAAACGTGGATTGTGCGGTTCTTGAGGTCGGGATCGGTGGCAGGTACGACGCGACGAGCGTCGTTGATCCCGTAGCGGCAGCGGTCACGAGTGTCAGCCTCGAACACACCGACATTCTCGGCTCGACCGTTGAGGAAATCGCCCGAGACAAGGCACAAGTCGCACCCACTGATGCGCCGCTCGTGACCGGTGCAACGGGGCGAGCGCTCGAAACGATTCGGGAGGAGGCCGACGTGCTGACGGTCGGCTCGACGCGTGTGGACAGCTCTGTAGCGGATCGTGAAACGGTCCACGATCCGGAGTCAGGCCCCGACATCGGCGTCACCGAGGGTGAGATGGTGTCGTCGTCGATGGCGGCGGTTTCGGTTGATGGACCTGACTGGAGAGTCGAGAGTCGGACACCGCTGCTCGGTCAATATCAAGCGGTCAACATCGGCATTGCCGGCACGCTCGCCAGACAAGTTGCTGATGTGACCGAGCACGATATCGCGGCGGGCATCCGGAACGTTCACTGGCCGGGACGGTTCGAGGTGATGGACGACACGCCGCTCACGGTGCTCGATGGCGCGCACAACCCCGATGCGTGCGCAAAGCTCTCGACGGTGCTCAAACGCTTCGACTACGACGATCTGTCCCTCGTGTTCGGCGCGATGCGCGATAAGGACCATCAGGCGATGTGTCGCTCGCTCCCGTCTGCCGATCGGGTGTTCCTCGCCGAACCCGCCGTGAATCGCGCGGAGGATACTGCTGTCCTCTCGACAGTCTTTGAAAGAGAGACTGACGGAACGGTTGAACAGTGTGGATCCGTCCTCGGTGCAGTCGATCGGGCACTCCAGCAAGCTAATGTGGCGGATTGCGTCGTGATAGCGGGATCGTTGTACACCGTCGCAGAGGCGCGAGATCGCTGGACTCGGGCACCGATTCCCACACAGACCGACACGACAGCGCGCGCTCGATCCGTCGTGCGAGCTGCCGACGTGCCTGCAGCGGAGCGTCCAGCGCCCGACCAGATGGTTCACCGGACGATCCGGTTTCATGCTCGGCGTGAACAGGCCACGTTGTTGCGGACAACGATGCTCTCGCTGGGCGGTACCTGTTCTGTCTCCGAGATCGCCGCAGACGAGCACATTGACGTCGTCATGACGGGAACGCTGGCGCAGTTCAGAGACCTCATTCGCCAACTGCGCGGCCAGAGCGAATTCAATCACATTGCCTCGCAGTTGAACCACGCGCTCGGGATCGAAACGAACGGAAAGGACGAATCGTCCTGTGACTACCCATGGGAGAACGGCACGGCGGTGATGGGCATTTTGAACGTCACACCAGACAGCTTCCACGACAGCAGCGAGTCAGTTGAAGCCGCCTGTGCCCGCGCTGAAGAGATGGTTGCTGCAGGCGCTGACATACTGGATATCGGTGCTGAATCGACGAGGCCAGGAGCAGATCCAGTCACAGCCGAGGAGGAACGCGAGCGACTGCTTCCGGTCCTTGATCGGCTCACCGACAGCACTGCGATGATTTCCGTCGATACGCGCAAGCCTGCGGTTGCCGAAGCCGCGCTTGAGGCTGGTGTCGAGATGATCAACGACGTCTCCGGCCTTGCTGACGCAGCAATGCGCAGCGTTGTTGCGGAGTGGGACGTACCGGTGGTCGTGATGCACAGTCTCTCGACGCCAGTCGATCCAAAGCAACAGTACTCATACGGCGATGTCGTTGACGACGTGCTTTCGGAACTCACCGAACGCGTCTTACTCGCCGAGCGAGCGGGCATCGACCGTTCTCGTGTCGTCGTGGATCCCGGACTTGGGTTCGGTAAGCGCGCCACAGAGAGCTTCGAGTTGCTCGACCGACTTGACGAATTCAGCGCCCTCGGAACGCCGATCATGGTTGGTCATTCGCACAAATCGATGTTCGAACACGCCGGCTGTGGTCCTGACGAACGACTCGCGCCGACGATTGCTGCGACGACGCTGGCCACAGAACGCGGTGCGGACATCGTCCGCGTCCACGATGTTGCGCCGAACGCTGCTGCTGTTGCTACCGCCGAACGGACCACGCGTACTGATCACTCATCTGACCCCAGTTTGTGA